One Desulfonatronum sp. SC1 DNA segment encodes these proteins:
- a CDS encoding ABC transporter permease subunit, with product MKNGSSSSSNSTHDLDKLFGAMPDAAARASLRKYRTTKDVSAKYFISASGLGVVLALALIFIFLFIELVPIFAPAKIEKNTVYVVPGGPEEHTLLLDMDRYQEVGVRYRGNGEVFFFEMATGRPMEKVVLPIPEGVEIRSFGQGEPRSNLVVLGLSDGTAILVRHEFELDWTDNIRTVVPKLTFPFGNDPVPVDPMHRPLRHIAVQRAAAGTAVATVTDDNRVLLVQLATRTSFLTGETVVTTTEHDLGSAPGKVVDVLISSNMINLFLADAHGKLHYYDLRQPSQAGPTHSLEVVPDASVSITTVDFLLGTVSLIVGRSDGTLSQYFLVRDERNENFITHVRDFDRHAAPITTLATEYTRKGFAAADAAGVVGLHYPTSQRTLLLKPVADSPIRTLAFSPTNAALLALDETQNLHLLDVDNPHPEYSFSALWQKVWYEGRSAPDYVWQSSSASDEFESKFSQMPLTLGTLKASFYAMLIAMPLAVLGAIYAAYFMSPKLRAVVKPSIEVMEALPTVILGFLAGLWLAPFVESNLPAVFSIVVFMPLMMLLTAFLWSMLPHRVRLLVPDGWEAALLIPMLLVFGWACVTLSPHIEIWFFDGSARQWLTEVGITYDQRNALVVGLAMGFAVIPTIFSIAEDAIFNVPKHLTQGSLALGATPWQTVTRVVLLTASPGIFSAVMIGFGRAVGETMIVLMATGNSPVMNFNIFEGMRTLSANIAVELPETAVGSTHYRILFLAALVLFVLTFIVNTVAEIVRQRLRKKYSSL from the coding sequence ATGAAAAACGGCTCATCATCTTCCTCAAATTCCACGCATGACCTGGACAAGCTGTTCGGGGCCATGCCCGACGCCGCGGCCCGCGCCTCGTTGCGGAAATACCGGACGACCAAGGACGTTTCCGCCAAATATTTTATCAGTGCCAGTGGACTGGGCGTGGTTTTAGCTCTGGCTCTGATCTTCATCTTCTTGTTCATCGAACTGGTCCCGATTTTCGCTCCGGCCAAGATCGAGAAGAATACCGTGTACGTCGTCCCCGGAGGGCCGGAGGAGCACACGTTGTTGCTGGATATGGACCGGTACCAGGAAGTCGGTGTCCGGTATCGCGGCAACGGCGAGGTGTTTTTTTTCGAGATGGCCACCGGCAGGCCCATGGAGAAGGTCGTTCTTCCGATACCGGAAGGCGTGGAAATCCGTTCTTTCGGCCAGGGAGAACCGCGTTCCAATCTCGTGGTCTTGGGACTTTCGGACGGCACGGCCATCCTGGTCCGCCATGAGTTCGAGCTTGACTGGACCGACAACATCCGGACTGTTGTTCCCAAATTGACCTTTCCATTTGGCAACGATCCCGTCCCGGTGGATCCCATGCATCGTCCACTGCGCCACATTGCCGTGCAGCGGGCCGCCGCCGGGACGGCCGTGGCAACGGTGACGGATGATAACCGGGTACTCCTGGTTCAGCTCGCCACACGGACGTCCTTTCTGACCGGAGAGACCGTGGTCACCACCACCGAGCACGATCTCGGGTCTGCGCCGGGCAAGGTCGTGGATGTGCTGATCTCCTCGAACATGATCAATTTGTTTCTGGCCGACGCGCACGGCAAGCTGCATTATTACGACCTGCGTCAACCGTCTCAGGCCGGGCCGACACACAGTCTGGAGGTGGTTCCGGACGCATCCGTATCCATCACCACCGTGGACTTCCTGTTAGGCACGGTTTCCCTCATCGTCGGCCGGTCCGACGGGACCTTGAGCCAATATTTTCTGGTCCGGGACGAGCGGAACGAAAACTTCATCACGCACGTTCGGGATTTTGACCGCCATGCCGCCCCGATCACCACCCTGGCCACGGAGTACACCCGCAAGGGGTTTGCCGCCGCGGACGCCGCCGGGGTCGTGGGGCTGCACTATCCCACCTCTCAGCGGACCCTCCTCCTGAAGCCGGTGGCGGACTCGCCCATCCGGACCTTGGCCTTTTCCCCGACCAACGCGGCCCTGCTGGCCCTGGACGAGACCCAGAATCTGCACCTGTTGGATGTGGACAATCCGCACCCGGAATACTCGTTCAGCGCCTTGTGGCAAAAGGTCTGGTACGAGGGCCGGTCCGCACCGGACTATGTCTGGCAGTCTTCCTCGGCCTCGGATGAGTTCGAGTCCAAGTTCAGCCAGATGCCCCTGACCTTGGGCACGCTCAAGGCCTCGTTCTACGCCATGCTCATCGCCATGCCCTTGGCCGTGCTCGGTGCCATCTACGCGGCGTATTTCATGAGCCCCAAGCTGCGGGCCGTGGTCAAGCCGTCCATCGAGGTCATGGAGGCCCTGCCCACGGTCATTCTCGGCTTTCTGGCCGGCCTCTGGCTGGCCCCGTTCGTGGAGAGCAACCTGCCCGCCGTCTTTTCCATCGTGGTCTTCATGCCCCTGATGATGCTTCTGACCGCCTTTTTATGGAGCATGTTGCCGCATCGCGTCCGCCTGCTGGTCCCGGACGGCTGGGAAGCGGCCCTGCTTATCCCCATGCTTCTGGTTTTCGGCTGGGCCTGCGTCACCCTCAGTCCGCATATTGAAATCTGGTTTTTCGACGGCAGCGCCCGGCAATGGCTGACCGAAGTGGGCATCACCTACGACCAGCGCAACGCTCTCGTGGTTGGGCTGGCCATGGGCTTCGCGGTCATTCCGACCATTTTCTCCATAGCCGAGGACGCCATCTTCAACGTGCCCAAGCACCTGACCCAGGGCTCCCTGGCCCTGGGCGCCACGCCCTGGCAGACCGTGACCCGTGTGGTCCTGCTCACAGCGAGTCCGGGAATCTTTTCCGCCGTGATGATCGGCTTCGGTCGGGCCGTGGGCGAAACCATGATCGTGCTCATGGCCACGGGCAACAGTCCGGTGATGAACTTCAACATCTTCGAAGGCATGCGCACCCTCTCAGCGAACATCGCCGTGGAACTGCCGGAGACCGCGGTGGGCAGCACGCACTACCGGATTCTGTTCCTGGCAGCCCTGGTGCTCTTCGTGCTGACGTTCATCGTGAACACGGTCGCGGAAATCGTCCGGCAGCGGCTGCGTAAGAAATACAGTTCGCTCTAA
- a CDS encoding antitoxin — MTTISLRGIDTDTKQMLKAEADRTGASINSLILGYVRKGLGIGQDQGAPHDDLDHLAGTWTEADENSFREATEPFGQIDEGMWQ; from the coding sequence ATGACGACTATCAGTCTTCGCGGAATTGACACGGATACCAAGCAGATGCTCAAAGCCGAGGCCGATCGTACCGGGGCCAGCATCAATTCTTTAATTCTTGGATATGTCAGGAAGGGCCTGGGAATTGGCCAGGATCAAGGGGCACCTCATGACGACCTGGACCACCTGGCCGGCACATGGACCGAGGCGGACGAGAATTCGTTTCGCGAGGCCACGGAGCCTTTCGGGCAGATTGACGAGGGCATGTGGCAATGA
- a CDS encoding type II toxin-antitoxin system VapC family toxin produces MRCILIDTNAYAAFKRGHPEAVEVIRRAEAIRVSVIILAELLAGFHFGNREKDNRVELNNFLKSPRVACVPVDTETTEHYARIYRQLREDGKPIPTNDLWIAATAMRHGWPVFTLDRHFAFIRNLLLCRSPADMLP; encoded by the coding sequence ATGAGATGCATCCTGATCGACACGAACGCCTACGCGGCCTTCAAAAGAGGTCACCCTGAAGCCGTTGAAGTCATCAGAAGAGCCGAAGCGATCCGGGTCAGCGTCATAATTCTAGCGGAACTCCTGGCCGGATTTCATTTTGGCAATCGAGAAAAAGACAACCGCGTGGAGTTGAATAATTTTTTGAAATCACCACGCGTTGCCTGCGTTCCGGTGGACACGGAAACAACGGAACACTATGCGCGGATTTATCGGCAACTCCGCGAAGACGGCAAGCCGATCCCGACAAACGACCTGTGGATCGCGGCAACCGCCATGCGACACGGATGGCCCGTCTTCACCCTGGACCGGCATTTTGCCTTCATCCGCAACCTGCTGCTTTGCCGGTCTCCAGCGGACATGCTTCCTTAA
- a CDS encoding PstS family phosphate ABC transporter substrate-binding protein, whose translation MRKILATIMLFGMLAAGNVSAQVSVDPALPEYTPVSGISGNLSSMGSDTLNNLMTLWAEAFQGYYPNVNIQIQGAGSSTAPPALIEATANFGPMSREMRATEIEQFEQRFGYQPVKVTTAVDTIAVYLNKDNPLDCLSIPQIDAIFSATRRCGHGEDITRWGQVGQTGAWANRDFTIYSRNAVSGTYGFFKDVALCGGDYKPTINEQPGSASVVQGVTESINGIGYSGIGYITSGVKAASINMGGTCYEPNAENAASGNYPLARGLFLYVNKNPTEPLAPVEREFLRLVLSKQGQEVVVRDGYIPLPETVAAQVRAQIGL comes from the coding sequence ATGCGGAAGATCTTAGCAACAATCATGCTTTTTGGAATGTTGGCCGCGGGCAATGTGTCGGCCCAGGTTTCCGTGGACCCGGCCCTACCCGAGTACACCCCGGTTTCCGGTATTTCCGGCAACCTGTCCAGCATGGGCTCGGATACCCTGAACAACCTGATGACCCTTTGGGCTGAAGCTTTCCAGGGTTACTACCCCAACGTGAACATCCAGATCCAGGGCGCGGGATCGTCCACCGCGCCGCCGGCCCTGATCGAGGCCACGGCCAATTTCGGCCCCATGAGCCGGGAAATGCGGGCCACGGAAATCGAGCAGTTCGAGCAGCGCTTCGGATACCAGCCCGTCAAGGTGACCACGGCCGTGGACACCATCGCCGTGTATCTGAACAAGGACAACCCTCTGGATTGTCTTTCCATTCCCCAGATTGACGCCATCTTCTCCGCCACCCGCCGCTGCGGTCACGGCGAGGACATCACCCGCTGGGGGCAGGTCGGCCAGACCGGCGCCTGGGCCAACAGGGATTTCACCATCTACAGCCGTAACGCCGTGTCCGGCACGTACGGCTTCTTCAAGGACGTGGCCTTGTGCGGCGGCGACTACAAGCCGACCATCAACGAGCAGCCCGGCTCCGCCTCCGTGGTCCAGGGCGTGACCGAGTCCATAAACGGCATCGGCTATTCCGGTATCGGCTACATCACCTCCGGCGTGAAGGCCGCGTCCATCAACATGGGCGGAACCTGCTACGAACCCAACGCGGAAAACGCCGCCTCCGGCAACTACCCCCTGGCTCGCGGTTTGTTTCTGTATGTGAACAAGAATCCCACCGAGCCGTTGGCCCCTGTGGAGCGGGAATTCCTGCGTCTGGTGCTCTCCAAGCAGGGCCAGGAAGTGGTGGTCCGCGACGGGTACATCCCGCTGCCCGAAACCGTCGCCGCCCAGGTCCGCGCTCAAATCGGACTGTAG
- a CDS encoding ATP-binding protein, with the protein MPATSLRLRIMLWIWGLLLAIFIPMYVFLAHSVRTELVSHGQERALKLLDATCWTFAQQAFPAGEHDIRTWLADLGGRLGVRMTYTLNGRVAADSHVSDVRLPQVEDHSMRPEIIQAVSGRVGMDIRKSATIGRDLIYVARKCPVADTGESDAVLRLALPMSNLYEQVDILKKRFFLILGACLLISLLLSFWFSKSLLSSIKKLVQLVSDVGAGAYDRRLYVPRTSEFHPLTEAVNTMARDISSQINVVQEQKTRLEALFNGLSEAVIAVDRDGRIISVNPAFRRFFPKIQSVEDKTLLEATLEPDLAAALERTLRDSPEQSERLLLHRPGGAELEARINTYRDPSGNLQAVVVIQDVSLPRRMEKIRRDFVANVSHEMRTPLTSIKGYTETLLGESPPDPETTRSFLRIIHRNAEHMAAMVTDLLKLAKLEAEAPAEILETIAAERSLEMALEICTPMAEDKAIQYVNHLEGCSGIMVLGDMSRVAQVFQNILENAIRHSPKRGTITITCAPEGEYLVFGVRDQGPGIPREHQERLFERFYRQDSARGEGNGGTGLGLAICKHIIRHHGGRIWLESTPGKGATFFFTLKIARQGAKATV; encoded by the coding sequence ATGCCAGCAACGTCTTTACGCCTGCGGATCATGCTCTGGATCTGGGGCCTGCTTTTGGCGATCTTCATCCCCATGTACGTTTTTCTGGCCCATTCCGTGCGAACGGAGCTTGTGAGTCACGGCCAGGAGCGGGCATTGAAACTGCTTGACGCCACCTGTTGGACTTTTGCCCAGCAGGCATTCCCCGCCGGGGAGCACGACATTCGGACATGGCTCGCGGACCTGGGCGGTCGCTTGGGAGTCCGCATGACCTACACCCTCAACGGGAGGGTCGCCGCGGACAGTCATGTCAGCGATGTCCGCCTTCCGCAGGTGGAGGATCACTCGATGCGTCCGGAAATCATCCAGGCCGTCAGCGGCCGGGTGGGCATGGATATTCGCAAAAGCGCCACTATTGGCCGGGACTTGATCTATGTTGCCAGGAAATGTCCCGTGGCCGACACTGGGGAAAGCGACGCGGTGCTCCGCCTGGCGCTGCCCATGTCCAACCTTTACGAGCAGGTGGATATCCTGAAGAAGCGTTTTTTTCTCATTCTTGGGGCCTGTCTGCTGATCTCGCTGCTATTGAGCTTCTGGTTTTCCAAAAGTCTGCTCTCCTCCATCAAGAAACTGGTGCAACTGGTTTCCGACGTGGGTGCCGGCGCCTATGACCGACGGCTGTATGTTCCCCGGACCAGTGAATTTCATCCCCTGACCGAGGCCGTGAACACGATGGCGCGGGACATTTCCAGCCAGATCAACGTGGTTCAGGAACAGAAGACCCGGTTGGAGGCGCTGTTCAATGGCTTGAGCGAAGCCGTGATCGCCGTGGACCGGGACGGCCGGATCATCTCCGTCAATCCCGCCTTTCGGCGTTTTTTCCCGAAGATCCAGAGCGTCGAAGACAAGACATTGCTTGAGGCGACCTTGGAACCGGACCTGGCCGCGGCCCTGGAGCGTACCCTGCGAGATAGCCCGGAGCAGTCCGAACGCCTGCTTCTGCATCGACCCGGCGGAGCCGAGCTGGAGGCCAGAATCAATACATACAGGGATCCATCCGGAAACCTTCAGGCCGTGGTGGTCATTCAGGATGTCAGCCTGCCCCGGCGGATGGAAAAAATCCGTCGCGATTTCGTGGCCAACGTGTCCCATGAAATGCGCACCCCGCTGACATCCATCAAGGGCTACACCGAAACCTTGCTCGGCGAGAGCCCCCCGGACCCGGAAACCACCCGCTCGTTTCTGCGGATCATTCATCGCAATGCGGAGCACATGGCCGCGATGGTCACGGACCTGCTGAAACTGGCCAAGCTCGAAGCCGAAGCACCGGCGGAAATTCTGGAAACCATAGCTGCCGAACGCTCATTGGAGATGGCCCTGGAAATCTGCACGCCCATGGCCGAGGACAAGGCAATCCAGTATGTCAATCATCTCGAGGGCTGCTCCGGAATCATGGTTCTGGGGGATATGTCTCGCGTGGCCCAGGTATTTCAGAATATTCTGGAAAACGCCATCCGGCACAGCCCGAAGCGAGGCACGATCACGATCACCTGCGCCCCGGAGGGCGAATACCTTGTCTTTGGGGTTCGGGATCAGGGGCCGGGCATTCCGCGTGAGCACCAGGAGCGCCTTTTCGAGCGCTTCTATCGCCAGGACTCCGCCCGCGGCGAAGGCAACGGCGGGACCGGCCTGGGTCTGGCGATCTGCAAGCACATCATCCGGCACCACGGAGGCAGAATCTGGCTTGAAAGCACTCCCGGCAAGGGGGCGACGTTCTTCTTCACGTTGAAGATCGCCCGGCAAGGGGCCAAGGCAACTGTTTGA
- a CDS encoding response regulator, with the protein MSREKILIVEDETDILNLLKYHLSTGGYEVHTAATGLEALRQARQLQPDLVLLDLMLPGVDGFEVCRELKHDPRTSNVAVIMLTARGEEVDRVVGLELGADDYVTKPFSPRELVLRVKAVLRRNKPDAPSSTAWERDGLRIEEENHRVFVDGLDTELTATEFKLLSELVHSGGKVLNRDQLLNTVWGYQFSGYSRTVDTHIRRLRKKLGPYAEWVETIRGVGYRFQG; encoded by the coding sequence ATGTCACGGGAAAAAATCCTGATTGTCGAAGACGAGACGGATATTCTGAATCTTTTGAAATATCACCTGTCCACCGGCGGGTACGAGGTCCACACCGCCGCCACCGGCCTGGAAGCCTTGCGGCAGGCTCGCCAGCTTCAGCCGGATCTGGTGCTTCTGGACTTGATGCTTCCCGGAGTGGACGGGTTCGAGGTCTGCCGGGAGCTGAAGCACGACCCCCGGACCAGTAACGTCGCGGTGATCATGCTCACGGCTCGAGGAGAGGAAGTGGACCGGGTCGTGGGCCTGGAACTGGGTGCCGACGACTACGTCACCAAGCCGTTCAGCCCACGGGAACTGGTGCTGCGGGTCAAGGCGGTGCTGCGTCGGAACAAGCCCGACGCCCCGTCATCAACGGCCTGGGAACGGGACGGACTGCGGATCGAGGAGGAAAACCACCGGGTTTTCGTGGATGGCCTGGACACCGAGTTGACGGCCACGGAGTTCAAACTGTTGTCCGAGCTGGTTCACAGCGGCGGCAAGGTTTTGAACCGGGACCAGCTGCTGAACACTGTCTGGGGGTACCAGTTCAGCGGCTATTCCAGAACAGTGGACACGCATATCCGCAGGCTGCGCAAGAAGCTGGGGCCGTACGCGGAGTGGGTGGAGACCATCCGCGGCGTCGGGTATCGTTTTCAGGGGTAA
- the pstB gene encoding phosphate ABC transporter ATP-binding protein PstB, with translation MDFSKESFALEVENLQLFYGKDQALKDISMKIPTRRVTAFIGPSGCGKSTLLRCFNRMNDLIDICRIEGGIKLDGENIYDRTVDVAELRRRVGMVFQKPNPFPKSIYENVAYGLRLQGVNDRRKLDQVVEYALRGAALWDEVKDRLHENAFGLSGGQQQRLVIARAVAIEPEVILLDEPCSALDPISTAKVEDLIFKLKEKYTIIIVTHNMQQAARVSDYTAYMYLGNLVEYMDTITLFTQPKQKATEDYITGRFG, from the coding sequence ATGGATTTCAGCAAGGAATCGTTCGCTCTGGAAGTGGAGAACCTTCAGCTTTTCTACGGCAAGGACCAGGCCCTGAAGGACATCTCCATGAAGATCCCCACCCGGCGGGTCACGGCGTTCATCGGCCCCAGCGGCTGCGGCAAGTCCACCTTGCTGCGCTGCTTCAACCGGATGAACGACCTGATCGACATCTGTCGCATTGAGGGCGGCATCAAGCTGGATGGGGAGAACATCTACGACCGGACCGTGGACGTGGCCGAGCTGCGGCGGCGGGTGGGCATGGTCTTCCAGAAGCCCAATCCGTTTCCCAAGTCCATCTATGAAAACGTGGCCTATGGCCTGCGGCTGCAAGGGGTCAACGACCGAAGAAAGCTGGATCAGGTGGTGGAATATGCCTTGCGCGGCGCGGCACTGTGGGACGAGGTCAAGGACCGGCTGCATGAAAATGCCTTCGGCCTGTCCGGCGGACAGCAGCAGCGCCTGGTCATCGCCCGGGCAGTGGCCATCGAGCCGGAGGTTATCCTCCTGGACGAACCCTGCTCGGCCTTGGACCCCATTTCCACGGCCAAGGTCGAGGATCTGATCTTCAAGCTCAAGGAAAAATACACGATCATCATCGTCACCCACAACATGCAGCAGGCCGCCCGGGTCTCGGACTACACGGCCTACATGTACCTGGGTAACCTGGTGGAATACATGGACACCATCACCCTCTTCACCCAGCCCAAGCAGAAGGCCACCGAGGACTACATCACCGGTCGCTTCGGGTAG
- a CDS encoding type IV pilin protein, whose amino-acid sequence MTKAGGIGRQGCRTERADAKWFLAKPDRVKQRKSRNAALSLLFQAFSPLKKPTPKGPSFSAGDKSWRRSVHCWNEMGKLINFTKEGIMQMPRKGEKGFTLIELLIVVAIIGLLAAIAIPQFGKYKANSTRKAAMASIKQCVTEMAAAYAAGDDNATLQSLGIDNTDSDWFKNCIVADTTFRVEFDSQEGLILPVNATFTASNVPMVCSVSDPGVVDCVEP is encoded by the coding sequence ATGACCAAAGCGGGCGGGATAGGGCGGCAGGGTTGCCGGACAGAACGGGCAGACGCCAAATGGTTTTTGGCCAAGCCCGACAGGGTTAAGCAAAGGAAAAGCAGAAACGCAGCTCTCAGCCTTCTGTTTCAAGCCTTCAGCCCTCTGAAAAAGCCCACGCCAAAAGGACCGTCGTTCAGTGCTGGTGACAAGTCGTGGCGTCGTTCTGTTCATTGTTGGAACGAAATGGGCAAACTAATTAATTTTACCAAGGAGGGCATCATGCAAATGCCAAGAAAAGGTGAGAAAGGCTTTACGTTGATCGAATTGTTGATCGTTGTGGCGATCATCGGCCTTTTGGCAGCAATCGCAATTCCGCAGTTCGGCAAGTACAAGGCGAATTCAACGAGAAAAGCAGCCATGGCGTCAATTAAACAATGTGTAACTGAAATGGCAGCAGCTTATGCAGCTGGCGATGATAACGCTACCCTTCAATCATTAGGTATTGACAATACTGATTCTGATTGGTTTAAAAATTGTATCGTTGCAGATACTACTTTTAGAGTCGAATTTGATTCACAAGAAGGTTTGATATTGCCTGTAAACGCAACGTTTACGGCAAGTAATGTGCCAATGGTTTGCTCAGTGTCAGACCCAGGAGTTGTGGATTGTGTTGAGCCATAA
- the pstA gene encoding phosphate ABC transporter permease PstA, with protein MNTRQWFKSGSPWIWLTGGMISLSMIMVFGLLTLIAVRGLGHFWPAPVVEFEYHPDPETTVRILGNPMRSQNVTGLVLRESGHQIPEDVDLTQRFLIKQGNRDLTGRDFMWYPEPLISEWTTPREAMVVERREWGDFIGFLRQVKQDGVVIAEGYAGREKLLPLVARANELAGEINHIERYEIGGLNRQLERIRLAERGLARNVELEPAEVQRRMAELQSEQDELDRQYEGINARRLGLLEQMRRDILVAESMDGRQVEILLANVVHVHWPNDMSLVQKIGHYVTMVWGFLSGFPREANTEGGIFPAIFGTVLMVILMSIVVTPMGVLAAIYLREYAKQGLIVRLVRISVNNLAGVPSIVFGVFGLAFFVYFVGGNMDRMFYQDALPAPTFGTPGLVWASLTLALLTLPVVIVSTEEGLARIPSTIRHGSLALGATKAETLWRTVLPLSTPAMMTGLILAVARAAGEVAPLMLVGVVKLAPNLPVDGYFPYLHLERKFMHLGFHIYDVGFQSPNVEASRPLVYATALVLVLIIITLNLTAITIRNYLREKYRSESD; from the coding sequence ATGAATACACGTCAATGGTTCAAAAGCGGTTCCCCGTGGATCTGGCTGACCGGGGGGATGATCAGCTTGAGCATGATCATGGTTTTCGGCTTGCTGACCTTGATCGCGGTGCGCGGATTGGGACACTTTTGGCCGGCCCCGGTGGTGGAGTTTGAGTACCATCCCGACCCGGAGACCACGGTGCGGATCCTTGGCAACCCGATGCGCTCCCAGAATGTAACCGGGCTGGTGCTGCGGGAATCCGGGCACCAGATTCCGGAGGACGTGGATCTGACCCAGCGATTCCTGATCAAGCAGGGCAACCGGGATCTGACCGGCCGGGATTTCATGTGGTACCCGGAGCCGCTGATCTCCGAGTGGACCACCCCCCGGGAGGCCATGGTCGTCGAGCGCCGGGAGTGGGGCGATTTCATCGGGTTTCTGCGTCAGGTCAAACAGGACGGCGTGGTGATCGCCGAAGGTTACGCGGGCAGGGAAAAGCTTTTGCCCCTCGTGGCCCGGGCCAACGAACTGGCCGGGGAAATCAACCATATCGAGCGCTACGAGATCGGCGGGTTGAATAGGCAACTTGAGCGGATTCGATTGGCTGAACGCGGCTTGGCCCGAAACGTGGAACTGGAACCGGCGGAGGTTCAGCGCCGAATGGCGGAATTACAGTCGGAGCAGGACGAACTGGATCGCCAGTACGAGGGGATCAACGCTCGTCGGCTGGGCCTGCTGGAACAGATGCGCCGGGATATTCTGGTGGCTGAGTCCATGGACGGCAGACAGGTGGAGATTCTTCTGGCCAACGTAGTTCATGTGCATTGGCCTAACGACATGTCCCTGGTTCAGAAAATAGGCCATTATGTGACCATGGTCTGGGGATTTCTGAGCGGCTTTCCTCGGGAAGCGAACACCGAGGGCGGGATTTTTCCGGCCATTTTCGGGACAGTGCTGATGGTCATCCTGATGTCCATCGTGGTCACGCCCATGGGCGTGCTGGCGGCGATCTATTTGCGGGAGTACGCCAAGCAGGGGCTCATAGTCCGCCTGGTGCGCATCTCGGTGAACAATCTGGCCGGGGTGCCGTCCATTGTCTTCGGTGTGTTCGGGCTGGCCTTTTTCGTCTACTTCGTGGGCGGGAACATGGACCGGATGTTCTACCAGGACGCCCTGCCCGCCCCGACTTTCGGCACGCCGGGGCTGGTATGGGCTTCCCTGACCCTGGCCCTGCTGACCCTGCCCGTGGTCATCGTGTCCACGGAGGAGGGCCTGGCTCGGATCCCCAGCACCATCCGCCACGGCTCCCTGGCCCTGGGCGCGACCAAGGCCGAAACCCTCTGGCGCACGGTCCTGCCCCTGTCCACCCCGGCGATGATGACCGGGCTGATTCTGGCCGTGGCCCGGGCCGCCGGGGAGGTCGCTCCGCTGATGCTGGTGGGCGTGGTCAAACTGGCCCCGAATCTGCCGGTTGACGGATATTTCCCGTACCTGCACCTGGAGCGCAAGTTCATGCACCTGGGCTTTCATATTTACGACGTGGGCTTCCAGAGCCCCAACGTGGAGGCCTCCAGGCCCCTGGTCTACGCCACGGCCCTGGTCCTGGTGCTGATTATCATCACCCTGAACCTCACGGCCATTACCATTCGCAACTATCTACGGGAGAAGTATCGCAGCGAAAGCGATTAG